The Parabacteroides timonensis sequence AACTGGAAAAGGAAATATCCCTGGGAATGGCAACTACTACCGATAAAGATGGAAACGAAGTGAAATCCAGCCGTTATCCGGAGCAGTTGGCTGCTGCTAACGGTAAGATCTATGTAGCTTTGTCTGAATATGGAAAGGGTAAGACAGTAGGTGTGATCGATCCTGTCGCTGCTAAACTGGAGAAAGAAATAGAAGTAATTATCAATCCTTGTAACCTGTCGGCTAATAGCAAAGGGGACGTGTATGTCGTTTCTATGGGTGATTATGGTGATATTAAAAACACGGTACAACGTATCGATGCTTCAGACAACGTAACGGTTATCGGTAATGGTTCGAAAATGTCGTTGGTCAACGATAAACTGTATGTGATGTACGCACAATGGGGTGCACCGGCTCCTTCTTTCATGAAGTATGATGCATTGACCGGTGCTGTTGAATCCCAGAACCTGATAACTGACGGTACGACATTGGCGAATCCGAATTCAATCGACGTAGATCCTCTTACAGGTAAGATCTATATTAGTAATGCTGCTTATGGCGAAACCGGTACTATGTATGTCTTTACTCCCGAAGGTAAGAAGGATGGCGAACCATTCGATACCGGTGGTTATGATACTCAAAAGGTTTGTTTTATAACACAGTAAAATGAAACAAATACTGTTATTCTGGATTGCCTGTTTGGTTATGTCTTGTGCACAACCAAACAGGCAATCTGTTTCCAAACAATCCCTCTCTTCCGACACTATCCGTTACGCGCAAGGATTTACGATTCAATATTTCGACGACTACACTTCCGTCGAAGTTCGTGACCCCTGGGACAGTACTCGTATCCTGCAACGGTATCTTTTGGTAGACCGTGAGCAGTCGGTACCGGGTAATCTGCCGAAAGGAACAGTGGTGCGGACTCCTATTCACAATATAGTCGTTTATACTTCTGTTCATGCCGCCATTCTTGATCAGCTGGGAGAGGTGGATAAGGTGATCGGTGTATGCGAACCCCGGTATATGGATACTCCTTCCATCCAGGAAGGTCTGCGTGCCGGACGGATTGCCGATCTGGGAGAAGCTACCTCTCCGAATATAGAAAAGATAATCGATATAGGGGCGGAGATCATCATCGCTTCCCCTTTTCAGAATGCAGGATACGGTCCGGCTGAGAAACTGGGTATCCCCATTATCGAGGCAGCCGACTATATGGAGTCGTTACCTCTGGGACGGACTGAATGGATACGTTTCTATGGCTTGTTGTTTGGAAAGAGTGCGATGGCCGACTCTATCTTCCGAGAAACGGAACAAAGCTACCTGGAACTGAAAGAGCTGGCAAGGACCGTGACCAACCGTCCGACCGTCATCTCCGAAAAGAAATTCGGCTCTTCCTGGTATATGCCTGCCGGCGATAGCTACATCGCCCATCTGTATACCGATGCCGGTGCCGATTATATCTTTAAAGAGCTTCCCGGAGCAGGCAG is a genomic window containing:
- a CDS encoding ABC transporter substrate-binding protein produces the protein MSCAQPNRQSVSKQSLSSDTIRYAQGFTIQYFDDYTSVEVRDPWDSTRILQRYLLVDREQSVPGNLPKGTVVRTPIHNIVVYTSVHAAILDQLGEVDKVIGVCEPRYMDTPSIQEGLRAGRIADLGEATSPNIEKIIDIGAEIIIASPFQNAGYGPAEKLGIPIIEAADYMESLPLGRTEWIRFYGLLFGKSAMADSIFRETEQSYLELKELARTVTNRPTVISEKKFGSSWYMPAGDSYIAHLYTDAGADYIFKELPGAGSTPLAFETVLDKAIHADLWLIKYNQANDMTYKDLRTEYTPYENFDAFKNRRIYTCNTGVVPYYEEFPIHPDYLLKDLVWVFHPELLPGYTPRYYRKME